The following proteins come from a genomic window of Trifolium pratense cultivar HEN17-A07 linkage group LG4, ARS_RC_1.1, whole genome shotgun sequence:
- the LOC123922195 gene encoding uncharacterized protein LOC123922195, which translates to PPTLEADQGDKYKVLEERLKAIEGVSAFGFDASNMCLVPDVVVPPKFKAPDFDKYKGTGCPKIHIKRFYTKMAAHASNEKLLIHIFQDSLSGASLDWYMQLERAQIKTWKDLVDAFLTQYSYNLNIAPNRMQLQNLSQRSNEAFKEYAQRWRELAAQVQPPLMDRELVDTFMSTLQGPYYEKMIGSISSNFADLVIIGERVEAGIKNGKIQKFTKDQTGGRRSFNANPRKKEEETNAITTSAPAQISYSAMVPPQPQQRNQSNGRNNFEKRVVQLDRVPVPYGQILPYLLQKG; encoded by the coding sequence CCACCAACGCTTGAGGCTGATCAAGGAGATAAGTATAAGGTCTTAGAAGAAAGGTTGAAGGCTATTGAAGGTGTTAGTGCCTTCGGGTTTGATGCTTCAAACATGTGCTTAGTTCCAGATGTGGTGGTCCCACCAAAGTTCAAAGCCCCAGATTTTGATAAGTACAAGGGCACTGGCTGTCCAAAAATCCACATCAAGAGGTTCTATACCAAGATGGCTGCTCATGCTTCGAATGAAAAACTGCTCATTCACATCTTCCAAGACAGTTTAAGTGGAGCTTCACTTGATTGGTACATGCAATTGGAAAGAGCTCAGATCAAAACTTGGAAAGATCTTGTGGATGCTTTCCTTACTCAATACAGTTACAATCTGAATATTGCTCCCAACCGCATGCAACTACAAAACCTGTCTCAAAGGAGTAATGAAGCATTCAAGGAATATGCCCAGCGTTGGAGGGAGTTGGCCGCTCAAGTCCAACCTCCCTTGATGGATCGCGAATTGGTAGACACTTTCATGAGCACTCTGCAAGGACCCTACTATGAAAAAATGATAGGGAGTATTTCATCCAATTTCGCAGATTTGGTCATCATAGGAGAGCGTGTGGAAGCAGGAATTAAGAATGGAAAGATTCAGAAGTTCACTAAGGATCAGACTGGTGGAAGGAGGTCCTTCAATGCGAATCCAAGGAAGAAAGAGGAGGAAACTAATGCCATCACCACAAGTGCACCAGCTCAAATATCATACTCGGCAATGGTTCCTCCACAACCACAACAAAGGAACCAATCTAATGGCCGAAACAACTTTGAAAAGAGGGTTGTGCAATTAGACCGCGTGCCTGTGCCATACGGTCAAATCCTCCCTTATCTGCTACAAAAAGGATAA